The following are from one region of the Stanieria sp. NIES-3757 genome:
- a CDS encoding competence/damage-inducible protein CinA — MNAEIICVGTEILLGDILNTNCQYLAQQLASLGIPHYYQTVVGDNLTRLQEAIAIAVRRASILIFTGGLGPTPDDLTTEGIAIFFATPLVERPEIVQDIEEKFAQRGRIMTASNRKQALIPTGAQILPNPIGTAPGIIWQPQAGLTILTFPGVPEEMKRMWQATAVPFLKSQGWGLEIIYSRMLRFRGIGESALAEKVAPLFDLTNPTVAPYASDGEVRLRVSAKAKSESDAIALIEPIAQQIQEIAGLDYFGTDEDTLASVVGNLLRKRGETLSVAESCTGGGLGSMLTDPPGSSDYFLGGVIAYSNEVKMALLDVKLADLEEFGAVSDKVAQQMAWGVKQRLGSNWGIGITGIAGPGGGTDTKPVGLVYVGIATPEGEVMSYAYRFGAERSRALIRYLSACNALDQLRRQLLS; from the coding sequence ATGAATGCAGAAATAATTTGTGTCGGTACAGAAATTCTACTTGGAGACATCCTCAACACTAACTGTCAATATTTAGCTCAACAGTTAGCCAGTTTGGGTATTCCCCATTATTATCAAACCGTAGTTGGAGATAATTTAACCAGACTCCAAGAAGCGATCGCAATTGCTGTTCGTCGTGCTTCTATTTTAATTTTTACTGGAGGCTTAGGTCCAACTCCAGACGATCTAACTACAGAAGGAATTGCCATTTTTTTTGCTACACCTTTAGTCGAACGTCCAGAAATTGTTCAAGATATTGAAGAAAAATTTGCCCAAAGAGGGCGAATTATGACAGCTAGCAATCGGAAACAAGCTTTAATTCCCACGGGCGCACAAATATTACCCAATCCAATCGGAACTGCACCAGGAATTATTTGGCAACCTCAAGCTGGTTTGACGATTTTAACTTTTCCTGGCGTACCTGAAGAAATGAAAAGAATGTGGCAAGCAACGGCTGTTCCTTTTCTTAAGAGTCAGGGTTGGGGACTAGAAATAATTTATAGTCGAATGTTACGTTTTCGTGGGATTGGCGAATCGGCACTGGCAGAAAAGGTTGCTCCTTTGTTTGATCTTACTAATCCCACCGTGGCACCCTATGCTTCTGATGGAGAAGTTCGTTTACGAGTATCTGCTAAAGCTAAATCAGAATCAGATGCGATCGCTTTAATTGAACCTATTGCTCAACAAATTCAAGAGATTGCAGGATTAGATTATTTTGGTACTGATGAAGATACCCTTGCTAGTGTTGTTGGTAATTTATTACGAAAGCGAGGTGAAACTCTTAGTGTAGCTGAATCCTGTACTGGTGGAGGTTTGGGATCGATGTTAACCGATCCTCCAGGTAGTTCTGATTATTTTTTAGGAGGAGTTATTGCTTATAGTAATGAAGTTAAAATGGCTTTATTAGATGTTAAGCTAGCTGATTTAGAAGAATTTGGTGCAGTTAGTGACAAGGTAGCGCAACAAATGGCTTGGGGAGTTAAGCAGCGTCTTGGCAGTAATTGGGGCATAGGAATAACGGGTATTGCTGGTCCCGGAGGCGGTACAGATACTAAACCTGTGGGTTTGGTTTATGTAGGAATAGCTACTCCAGAAGGTGAGGTGATGAGTTATGCTTATCGTTTTGGGGCAGAAAGAAGCAGAGCTTTGATTCGTTATTTGAGTGCTTGTAATGCTCTCGATCAATTACGAAGACAATTATTAAGCTAG